The following coding sequences lie in one Zingiber officinale cultivar Zhangliang chromosome 2B, Zo_v1.1, whole genome shotgun sequence genomic window:
- the LOC122049283 gene encoding heavy metal-associated isoprenylated plant protein 4-like, whose translation MVEKKTEELIVAEYKLHIHCKECASAVHKHIVQNSGVEKVDINVESGKVIVKGYFDVKKVQERIQKKTKKKIELISSKFLPKEEKKEEEIKIIVIKVHLHCENCEQDLKILLLKHKEIHKVETNLGDNTCKIIGVIKEKELVEYIQKKTNKIAKILKVEAKIEIKKAEEKNDEKEKLKAKKAEFLKKIKLEIEKKKQELKEKDIEIEIDELFRKISVEKEEKKKELKVKELEIEMEELFKKIEVEMEKKDFLMQKDVDIEELFKKMKVRIEEKKWELKEKYFATPHYHLHHAHAHAHAHAPCYIHSPPCYIQKPPYYSEYAHAPQWFSDEDPNACVVM comes from the exons ATGGTTGAGAAGAAAACCGAAGAACTGATCGTCGCAGAGTACAAACTCCACATCCACTGCAAGGAATGTGCGAGTGCTGTCCACAAACACATCGTTCAGAATTCAG GAGTCGAGAAGGTCGATATAAACGTTGAAAGCGGGAAAGTGATCGTCAAAGGCTACTTCGATGTCAAAAAGGTTCAGGAACGGATCCAAAAAAAGACGAAGAAGAAAATCGAGCTGATATCGTCCAAGTTcctgcccaaagaagaaaagaaagaagaa GAAATAAAGATCATAGTGATAAAGGTTCATTTGCATTGCGAGAATTGTGAACAAGATCTCAAGATTCTGTTGCTCAAACACAAAG AGATTCACAAGGTCGAGACGAACTTAGGAGACAACACCTGCAAGATCATCGGCGTGATAAAGGAGAAAGAGCTGGTCGAGTACATTCAGAAGAAAACGAACAAAATCGCAAAGATTCTGAAGGTGGAGGCGAAGATAGAAATCAAGAAAGCTGAAGAAAAGAATGACGAAAAGGAAAAGCTGAAAGCCAAAAAAGCTGAGTTTCTCAAGAAAATCAAGCTGGAAATAGAGAAAAAGAAGCAGGAGCTGAAGGAAAAGGATATAGAGATCGAAATAGACGAGTTATTCAGGAAGATAAGCGtggagaaagaggagaagaagaaggagctgAAGGTAAAGGAATTGGAAATCGAGATGGAGGAGTTGTTCAAAAAGATCGAAGtggagatggagaagaaagattTCCTGATGCAAAAAGATGTGGATATCGAGGAGTTATTCAAGAAAATGAAAGTGAGAATAGAAGAAAAGAAATGGGAgctaaaggaaaaatattttgctACTCCTCATTATCACCTTcatcatgctcatgctcatgctcatgctcatgctcccTGCTACATTCACAGTCCTCCCTGCTACATTCAAAAGCCTCCCTACTACAGTGAATACGCTCATGCACCTCAATGGTTCTCTGATGAGGACCCAAATGCTTGTGTTGTGATGTAG
- the LOC122046346 gene encoding solanesyl-diphosphate synthase 1, mitochondrial-like isoform X2: protein MVVSEVPKLASAAEYFFKIGAEGKRFRPTVLLLMASALSMPTPESVAAEVASSFEKNMRTRQQCIAEITEMIHVASLLHDDVLDDADTRRGIGSLNFVMGNKLSVLAGDFLLSRACVALASLKNTEVVSLLATVVEHLVTGETMQMSANAEQRHSMEYYMLKTYYKTASLISNSCKAIALLAGQTTEVAMHAYNYGRNLGLAFQLIDDVLDFTGTTTSLGKGSLSDIRHGIITAPILFAKEEFPELQSIIDKGFSNPANVEAALDYLGKSKGIERTRALAVEHANSAIEAINALPKSDDEAVITSRRALVDLTHKVINRTK from the exons ATGGTGGTTAGTGAG GTCCCCAAGCTGGCATCAGCTGCTGAATATTTCTTCAAAATAGGAGCTGAAGGGAAAAGATTTCGACCTACA GTATTGCTATTGATGGCTTCAGCTCTGAGTATGCCTACACCTGAATCAGTTGCTGCAGAAGTTGCTAGTAGTTTCGAAAAGAATATGCGCACTAGGCAGCAGTGTATTGCCGAAATAACTGAAATGATTCAT GTTGCAAGCCTTCTCCATGATGACGTCTTAGATGATGCCGATACAAGACGTGGTATTGGTTCACTGAACTTTGTAATGGGCAACAAG CTTTCTGTGCTTGCTGGAGATTTTTTACTTTCTAGAGCTTGTGTTGCCCTTGCATCGCTAAAGAATACAGAG GTTGTATCATTATTGGCCACTGTTGTTGAACATCTGGTCACTGGTGAAACAATGCAAATGTCAGCTAATGCTGAGCAACGTCACAG CATGGAGTATTACATGTTGAAGACATACTACAAGACAGCTTCATTGATCTCAAACAGTTGCAAAGCCATTGCTTTGCTAGCAGGACAAACTACAGAAGTGGCAATGCATGCATATAATTATGGGCGAAATCTA GGTTTAGCATTCCAACTCATAGATGATGTGCTTGATTTCACTGGCACTACAACTTCACTTGGGAAGGGATCCTTATCTGACATTCGACAT GGAATCATTACAGCTCCAATACTTTTTGCAAAAGAAGAGTTCCCAGAGCTGCAATCAATTATTGACAAGGGATTTAGCAATCCAGCAAATGTGGAGGCC GCACTCGACTATCTCGGAAAAAGCAAAGGAATTGAGAGGACACGAGCACTTGCAGTTGAACATGCCAACTCTGCAATCGAAGCAATCAATGCCCTTCCCAAAAGCGACGATGAGGCCGTCATAACTTCAAGGCGTGCGCTCGTTGATCTAACTCACAAGGTGATCAATCGAACGAAGTGA
- the LOC122046346 gene encoding solanesyl-diphosphate synthase 1, mitochondrial-like isoform X1, with product MFRWGFRSLCRSRTAGSGVYSFNGFLPVASRGAHLSRKPAEVPSKVQDFREYHLQSSRGLHDIRYQIDQDRKSAAEESVDPFSLVSDELSIIGNRLRSMVVSEVPKLASAAEYFFKIGAEGKRFRPTVLLLMASALSMPTPESVAAEVASSFEKNMRTRQQCIAEITEMIHVASLLHDDVLDDADTRRGIGSLNFVMGNKLSVLAGDFLLSRACVALASLKNTEVVSLLATVVEHLVTGETMQMSANAEQRHSMEYYMLKTYYKTASLISNSCKAIALLAGQTTEVAMHAYNYGRNLGLAFQLIDDVLDFTGTTTSLGKGSLSDIRHGIITAPILFAKEEFPELQSIIDKGFSNPANVEAALDYLGKSKGIERTRALAVEHANSAIEAINALPKSDDEAVITSRRALVDLTHKVINRTK from the exons ATGTTCAGGTGGGGCTTCAGGAGTTTGTGTCGGTCGAGGACAGCGGGATCCGGCGTATATTCTTTTAATGGATTCCTGCCCGTGGCTTCTCGCGGGGCTCATTTGAGTCGGAAACCTGCCGAGGTGCCCTCAAAG GTACAGGATTTTAGAGAATATCATTTGCAGAGTTCACGTGGCTTACATGACATCAGATATCAGATTGATCAAGACAGAAAATCTGCAGCTGAG GAATCAGTGGATCCCTTTTCCTTAGTTTCTGATGAACTCTCAATTATCGGAAACAGGTTACGGTCAATGGTGGTTAGTGAG GTCCCCAAGCTGGCATCAGCTGCTGAATATTTCTTCAAAATAGGAGCTGAAGGGAAAAGATTTCGACCTACA GTATTGCTATTGATGGCTTCAGCTCTGAGTATGCCTACACCTGAATCAGTTGCTGCAGAAGTTGCTAGTAGTTTCGAAAAGAATATGCGCACTAGGCAGCAGTGTATTGCCGAAATAACTGAAATGATTCAT GTTGCAAGCCTTCTCCATGATGACGTCTTAGATGATGCCGATACAAGACGTGGTATTGGTTCACTGAACTTTGTAATGGGCAACAAG CTTTCTGTGCTTGCTGGAGATTTTTTACTTTCTAGAGCTTGTGTTGCCCTTGCATCGCTAAAGAATACAGAG GTTGTATCATTATTGGCCACTGTTGTTGAACATCTGGTCACTGGTGAAACAATGCAAATGTCAGCTAATGCTGAGCAACGTCACAG CATGGAGTATTACATGTTGAAGACATACTACAAGACAGCTTCATTGATCTCAAACAGTTGCAAAGCCATTGCTTTGCTAGCAGGACAAACTACAGAAGTGGCAATGCATGCATATAATTATGGGCGAAATCTA GGTTTAGCATTCCAACTCATAGATGATGTGCTTGATTTCACTGGCACTACAACTTCACTTGGGAAGGGATCCTTATCTGACATTCGACAT GGAATCATTACAGCTCCAATACTTTTTGCAAAAGAAGAGTTCCCAGAGCTGCAATCAATTATTGACAAGGGATTTAGCAATCCAGCAAATGTGGAGGCC GCACTCGACTATCTCGGAAAAAGCAAAGGAATTGAGAGGACACGAGCACTTGCAGTTGAACATGCCAACTCTGCAATCGAAGCAATCAATGCCCTTCCCAAAAGCGACGATGAGGCCGTCATAACTTCAAGGCGTGCGCTCGTTGATCTAACTCACAAGGTGATCAATCGAACGAAGTGA
- the LOC122046345 gene encoding pentatricopeptide repeat-containing protein At2g02980, chloroplastic-like, with the protein MFTTLRKFRPPNKLLAFLCPAAPSAPAYRHLFPSWVSNNRLIQRHPRLLCLEARLSLRRLRAILAFAIVSGLFRIPFVSSRLLLHASSFDLHFAFEIFRRMPSPNLFSWNTVIRAASVCENQQTSVAFSLYAEMLLRGKLPDKYTFPFLLKACRSRSDLNYGRLLHCHALTLGLSDDIYLQTALVTMYLSCGQFDLARYVFDDIPQKDVVLWTTVISGLVDNGCHEEALKVFNQMRMFDHKVCPNEVTVVSAMSAFVGLGSLELVKSLHAYAEKIGLEINVFFRNSLIAGYAKCGSVACAVQVFDRMGVKDLHSWTAMITALGSHGLGREAIEVYSTMCKMNVSPDSTTFIAVLSACSHSGLVDEGIDIFESMERFDVVPEPKHYGCVVDLLSRAGHLAQALEFVSRMPVRPTLAILGALLSACRVQNNLELGELVAMKIKELYQYKGGANVLLSNIYADQQQWQEVVSTREVARKEAEKPPAQSWI; encoded by the coding sequence ATGTTCACAACCCTGCGCAAGTTCCGACCGCCAAACAAACTCCTGGCCTTCCTCTGCCCCGCTGCTCCTTCCGCGCCCGCCTACCGCCACCTATTCCCGTCTTGGGTCTCCAATAACCGCCTTATCCAGAGGCATCCGCGCCTGCTCTGCCTCGAGGCTCGCCTCTCTCTTCGCCGCCTCCGTGccatcctcgcattcgccatcgtCTCCGGTCTCTTCCGCATCCCCTTCGTCTCCAGCCGCCTCCTCCTCCACGCCTCCTCCTTCGACCTCCACTTCGCCTTCGAAATCTTCCGGCGAATGCCATCTCCCAACCTTTTCTCCTGGAACACCGTCATCAGAGCTGCATCCGTCTGCGAGAACCAGCAAACCTCGGTCGCCTTCTCCCTGTATGCCGAAATGCTGCTGAGAGGCAAACTTCCGGATAAGTACACTTTCCCCTTCTTGCTCAAGGCCTGCCGCTCCAGGTCTGATCTGAATTACGGTAGATTACTCCATTGCCATGCTTTGACATTAGGCCTCAGCGATGACATATACTTGCAGACGGCACTTGTCACAATGTACTTATCTTGCGGGCAGTTTGATCTCGCTCGCTATGTGTTCGACGATATCCCTCAAAAGGATGTTGTTTTGTGGACCACAGTGATCTCCGGTTTGGTTGACAACGGCTGCCATGAGGAGGCTCTGAAGGTATTCAACCAGATGAGAATGTTTGACCATAAGGTCTGCCCTAATGAGGTCACTGTAGTTTCCGCCATGTCTGCATTTGTCGGCTTAGGATCTCTGGAACTTGTTAAGAGTCTACATGCTTATGCAGAGAAGATAGGCTTGGAAATCAATGTTTTCTTTCGGAATTCGCTCATAGCTGGATATGCCAAGTGCGGAAGTGTTGCTTGTGCCGTGCAAGTGTTTGATAGAATGGGTGTAAAAGATTTGCATTCTTGGACGGCCATGATAACGGCTTTAGGTTCGCATGGACTTGGAAGAGAAGCGATCGAAGTTTATTCGACGATGTGTAAAATGAATGTGTCGCCGGATTCCACTACTTTTATTGCTGTCCTCTCTGCTTGTAGTCACAGTGGTTTGGTGGATGAAGGGATCGATATTTTTGAATCTATGGAGAGGTTCGATGTTGTTCCGGAGCCTAAGCATTATGGTTGTGTGGTGGATCTTTTGAGTCGAGCAGGACATTTAGCTCAGGCACTTGAGTTTGTCTCGAGAATGCCCGTAAGACCTACTTTGGCAATACTAGGGGCTTTACTGAGTGCATGCAGAGTTCAGAATAATTTAGAGCTCGGTGAACTTGTTGCGATGAAAATTAAGGAGCTATACCAATATAAAGGGGGTGCTAATGTCCTTTTATCCAACATATATGCAGACCAGCAGCAATGGCAGGAAGTGGTTTCGACAAGAGAAGTTGCTCGAAAGGAGGCAGAAAAGCCTCCAGCACAAAGTTGGATTTAA